One window of the Asticcacaulis sp. SL142 genome contains the following:
- a CDS encoding glutathione S-transferase family protein has translation MSAIERQFYHFAFDPASRVVRMALGEKKLDVTEIAVKYWSPTDELLKLNPSGLLPVLVENYEDGQTVVVCENRAILEHLEELPLSPRLWPVPMQERAEARRLVGWFERKFDYEVNALLLYEKMEKRLMGHGAPDINNLRAGRESLRDHLSYFESLLETRNWLAGRSMSYADFVCAAHLSVIDYFDEMNWQKYPHLKTWYMVIKSRPCFRPLLNDILPGVTAAAHYKELDF, from the coding sequence ATGAGTGCCATTGAACGGCAGTTTTATCATTTTGCCTTTGACCCGGCTTCGCGCGTGGTGCGCATGGCGCTGGGCGAGAAGAAACTTGATGTCACTGAAATCGCCGTCAAATACTGGTCGCCAACCGATGAGTTGTTAAAGCTCAATCCGTCAGGGCTTTTGCCGGTACTGGTTGAGAATTACGAAGACGGCCAAACCGTGGTAGTGTGTGAGAACCGCGCCATCTTAGAGCACCTCGAAGAACTGCCGCTGTCGCCGCGCTTGTGGCCGGTGCCGATGCAGGAGCGAGCCGAGGCACGCCGTCTGGTCGGCTGGTTTGAGCGCAAGTTCGACTATGAGGTCAATGCCCTGCTGCTCTATGAAAAAATGGAAAAGCGGTTGATGGGGCATGGTGCGCCGGACATTAACAATCTGCGCGCCGGGCGTGAATCTCTGCGCGATCACTTAAGCTATTTTGAGAGCTTGCTGGAGACGCGTAACTGGCTGGCCGGACGGTCGATGTCCTATGCCGATTTTGTCTGCGCCGCGCATCTGAGTGTAATTGATTATTTCGATGAGATGAACTGGCAGAAATACCCGCACCTTAAGACCTGGTACATGGTTATCAAATCGCGCCCCTGTTTCCGGCCTTTGCTGAATGATATCCTGCCGGGGGTGACAGCGGCCGCCCATTATAAAGAACTTGATTTTTAG
- a CDS encoding carboxymuconolactone decarboxylase family protein: MSKSYPDITARLSANLKTLRKDIPETMAGFSALAKAATADGALDKKTKELIALAIGVATRCDGCIGFHTEALVRLGATKAEIEETLGMAIYMGGGPSLMYAADAVLAFEQFSDSQ, translated from the coding sequence ATGAGCAAATCCTACCCAGACATTACCGCGCGTCTCTCGGCTAACCTGAAGACGCTGCGTAAGGATATCCCTGAGACTATGGCGGGCTTTTCGGCCCTGGCCAAGGCGGCCACGGCCGATGGCGCTCTGGACAAAAAGACCAAGGAACTGATTGCCCTGGCGATTGGCGTTGCCACCCGTTGCGACGGCTGCATCGGGTTTCATACCGAAGCGCTCGTGCGTCTGGGGGCTACCAAGGCTGAGATCGAAGAGACCCTGGGTATGGCCATCTATATGGGCGGCGGCCCGTCGCTCATGTACGCCGCCGACGCCGTTCTGGCGTTCGAGCAGTTTTCAGACTCGCAATAA
- a CDS encoding complex I NDUFA9 subunit family protein, with translation MAELVTIFGGSGFVGKQVVRALAKQGWRIRVAVRKPTVAYDLKPAGDVGQIQVVRCDVRKEADIDRALEGATAVINLVGILYQTGAQTFDALHRQASATIAEKAAHLGIKRFVQMSAIGADAKSSSKYAASKGQAEAAVLKAIPTATIVRPSVIFGPQDGFFTSLANQTKMFPFMPSIGGGKTKFQPVYIGDVAQAFATIMSSDAHFGKTYELGGPKVYSFNDVVKYVGQEVMAPKPLIYMPFFVASAIGIGGDLMAAFGLPPLVTTDQVLLLQKDNVVGAQAAGLKALGIAPTAVESVVPGYLWRFRKNGQFAVAVS, from the coding sequence ATGGCGGAATTGGTCACGATCTTCGGTGGTTCGGGCTTTGTGGGCAAGCAGGTGGTGCGGGCTCTGGCCAAGCAGGGCTGGCGCATCCGTGTGGCGGTGCGTAAACCGACCGTGGCCTATGACCTTAAGCCGGCCGGTGACGTGGGCCAGATTCAGGTTGTGCGCTGCGATGTGCGCAAAGAGGCCGATATAGATCGGGCGCTGGAGGGGGCTACGGCCGTAATCAATCTGGTCGGTATTCTTTATCAGACCGGCGCGCAGACGTTTGATGCTCTGCATCGTCAAGCTTCAGCGACGATTGCCGAAAAGGCCGCTCATCTGGGTATCAAGCGCTTTGTGCAAATGTCGGCGATTGGTGCCGATGCAAAGTCTTCGTCGAAATATGCCGCCTCAAAAGGGCAGGCCGAGGCGGCCGTGCTTAAGGCCATTCCGACGGCTACCATCGTGCGGCCCAGCGTGATCTTCGGCCCGCAAGACGGCTTTTTCACCTCGCTGGCCAATCAGACCAAGATGTTCCCGTTCATGCCGTCAATCGGTGGCGGCAAGACGAAGTTCCAGCCGGTCTACATCGGTGATGTGGCCCAGGCCTTTGCGACGATCATGTCGTCCGATGCGCATTTTGGCAAAACCTATGAACTGGGTGGCCCCAAGGTCTACAGCTTCAATGACGTCGTTAAATATGTCGGTCAGGAAGTTATGGCGCCCAAGCCGCTGATTTACATGCCGTTCTTTGTGGCCAGTGCCATCGGGATCGGTGGCGATCTGATGGCGGCCTTTGGTCTGCCGCCGCTGGTGACGACCGATCAGGTGCTGTTGCTGCAAAAGGATAATGTTGTGGGCGCGCAGGCGGCAGGTCTTAAGGCTCTGGGCATAGCGCCGACCGCCGTGGAATCGGTGGTGCCGGGCTATCTGTGGCGCTTCCGCAAGAACGGCCAGTTTGCCGTAGCCGTCAGCTAA
- a CDS encoding citrate/2-methylcitrate synthase, with product MTRQWISRAEALERLDVKPQTLYAYVSRQRIAAKSDPDHPRKSLYSLDDVERLSGRSDHTHATPASRPAPNIISSGNPARGEASIDSEISITFQGRHYYRGQDSLVLAETENFEPVATLLWQSDNSNLFGPLKPRPDVNFPGGPRARVMAMLSRRLEEEAMQEILPERDLELEAAGLLNELIDSVTNGGPRLFFHQRLARGWKVNDPRDIDLIRRILILSADTELDEATLAVRVSAATQGPLANSIMAGFATLMGPKLGGRISRAEAYVTQVRRHGNPELVAKTYLNQGLELPGFEAGTASSEKQRAESLMAAAPHMGNDLKTILQVGEDLTGRPAGFSLAVALLGRHLDLPKEAPFTLYGLGRSAGWLAHAIEQIASKSAPKARLRYIGKHPLNP from the coding sequence ATGACACGTCAATGGATTAGCCGCGCCGAGGCGCTGGAGCGTCTGGATGTTAAGCCCCAAACCCTCTACGCCTACGTCAGCCGTCAGCGGATCGCGGCCAAAAGTGACCCTGATCACCCGCGCAAAAGCCTCTATTCCCTCGACGATGTTGAGCGCCTGTCCGGCCGCAGCGACCACACCCATGCAACGCCTGCGTCCCGTCCCGCCCCCAATATCATAAGTTCAGGCAATCCGGCGCGGGGCGAAGCCTCCATCGATTCCGAGATTTCGATTACCTTTCAGGGCCGCCACTATTATCGCGGCCAGGACAGCCTTGTCCTCGCTGAGACTGAAAACTTCGAGCCCGTAGCGACGCTGCTGTGGCAGAGCGATAATTCCAACCTGTTCGGCCCCTTGAAACCACGCCCCGATGTCAACTTCCCCGGCGGCCCGCGCGCACGGGTCATGGCCATGCTCAGCCGCCGCCTCGAAGAAGAGGCGATGCAGGAAATTTTGCCGGAGCGCGACCTTGAGTTAGAGGCGGCAGGCCTGCTCAACGAACTGATCGATTCGGTGACCAACGGTGGTCCGCGTCTGTTTTTCCATCAACGCCTTGCGCGCGGCTGGAAGGTCAATGACCCGCGCGATATCGACCTGATCCGGCGCATTCTGATTCTGTCGGCTGACACCGAACTGGACGAGGCAACCCTGGCCGTGCGCGTCAGTGCCGCCACCCAAGGCCCGCTGGCCAATTCGATCATGGCCGGTTTCGCCACCCTGATGGGACCAAAGCTCGGCGGTCGCATTTCCCGCGCCGAAGCCTATGTCACTCAGGTGCGCCGCCACGGCAATCCGGAACTGGTCGCCAAGACCTACCTTAATCAGGGTCTGGAGCTCCCCGGCTTTGAGGCTGGCACAGCATCATCCGAAAAGCAGCGCGCCGAAAGCCTGATGGCTGCCGCCCCCCACATGGGTAATGACCTCAAGACCATCCTTCAGGTCGGCGAAGACCTGACCGGACGCCCGGCCGGGTTCTCGCTGGCGGTTGCCTTGCTGGGTCGCCATCTCGATCTGCCCAAGGAAGCGCCGTTCACCCTTTACGGCTTAGGTCGCAGTGCGGGCTGGCTGGCGCACGCCATAGAGCAGATCGCTTCAAAATCCGCCCCCAAGGCCCGTCTGCGTTATATCGGCAAACACCCCTTAAACCCCTGA
- a CDS encoding rhodanese-like domain-containing protein → MFGLFKSQNPIVNLTPLDVSEGLKKGEITLIDVREPSEFAAEHIKGAINIPLSRLKTETLPEAKGRTLVMQCLAGGRSAQGVISCRDLGLGVDHHMQGGLNDWKAAGLPTTR, encoded by the coding sequence ATGTTCGGACTGTTCAAATCTCAAAACCCGATTGTTAATCTGACACCCCTTGACGTGTCGGAGGGCCTGAAAAAGGGCGAAATAACCCTGATAGATGTGCGCGAGCCTTCAGAATTTGCAGCCGAACACATCAAAGGCGCGATCAACATCCCCCTGTCCCGCCTTAAGACCGAAACCCTGCCCGAGGCGAAAGGCCGCACCCTTGTTATGCAATGTCTGGCCGGTGGCCGCTCCGCTCAGGGGGTCATTTCCTGCCGCGACCTTGGCCTTGGGGTCGACCATCACATGCAGGGCGGCCTAAATGACTGGAAGGCCGCCGGCCTGCCGACGACCCGCTGA
- a CDS encoding NAD(P)/FAD-dependent oxidoreductase, which translates to MSKPHIVILGAGLGGTIAAFEIKAAVGDKADVSVVNKGDTFHFVPSNPWVAVKWRTREAIEVDLKPVFKRKGVAFYPMGAKSIAPKDNKITLNSDFDLSYDYLVIATGPELAFDEIEGFGPQHYTQSVCHVDHALGASDAFEAFVRDPKPIVVGAVQGASCFGPAYEFALILDTELRRRKVRDRVPMTFVTPEPYVGHLGLDGVGDTKGLLESEMRQRHIKWITNAKVEKVTAGLMHIEEVNDDGSTKARHELPFGYSMLLPAFRGVEAVRGHEGLTNPRGFILIDKHQRNPAYPNIFALGVCVAIAPTGKTPVPVGVPKTGFMIESMVTAIARNFKEILAGKAPTHEATWNAICLADFGDGGVAFFAQPQIPPRNINWSASGKWVHLAKVGFEKYFIGKVKSGKSEPFYEKLALDLIGAHKIK; encoded by the coding sequence ATGTCGAAGCCGCATATTGTGATTTTGGGTGCAGGATTAGGCGGAACTATTGCCGCCTTCGAAATTAAGGCGGCTGTCGGCGACAAAGCCGATGTCAGCGTCGTCAATAAGGGCGACACCTTCCACTTTGTACCGTCGAACCCGTGGGTGGCGGTGAAGTGGCGCACCCGCGAGGCCATCGAGGTCGATTTGAAGCCGGTGTTTAAACGCAAGGGCGTCGCCTTCTATCCGATGGGCGCCAAATCGATAGCGCCAAAGGACAACAAAATCACCCTGAACAGCGACTTTGATCTATCGTACGACTATCTGGTCATCGCGACCGGGCCGGAACTGGCGTTTGATGAAATCGAGGGGTTTGGCCCGCAACACTATACCCAGTCAGTCTGTCACGTCGATCATGCCCTTGGGGCTTCCGACGCCTTTGAAGCGTTTGTTCGCGACCCCAAACCTATCGTGGTCGGCGCCGTGCAGGGGGCATCATGCTTTGGTCCGGCCTATGAATTCGCCTTGATACTCGATACCGAACTGCGGCGACGTAAGGTGCGTGACCGCGTGCCGATGACCTTTGTGACGCCGGAGCCCTATGTCGGGCATCTGGGGCTTGATGGTGTCGGCGATACCAAGGGGTTGCTGGAGAGCGAAATGCGTCAGCGCCATATCAAATGGATCACCAATGCCAAGGTCGAAAAGGTCACCGCGGGCCTGATGCACATTGAGGAAGTCAATGACGACGGCTCGACCAAGGCGCGCCATGAATTACCGTTTGGTTATTCTATGCTGCTGCCGGCGTTCCGGGGCGTCGAAGCGGTCAGGGGTCATGAAGGCCTGACCAATCCGCGTGGCTTTATCCTGATCGATAAGCACCAGCGCAACCCGGCCTATCCCAATATTTTTGCGCTTGGGGTCTGTGTGGCGATTGCGCCGACAGGCAAAACGCCCGTGCCCGTTGGTGTGCCTAAGACCGGCTTTATGATTGAGTCGATGGTCACGGCCATTGCGCGTAATTTTAAAGAGATTCTGGCGGGTAAAGCCCCAACCCATGAAGCGACCTGGAACGCTATCTGTCTGGCCGACTTTGGTGATGGCGGCGTGGCCTTCTTTGCCCAGCCGCAGATTCCACCGCGCAACATCAACTGGTCGGCCTCGGGCAAGTGGGTACATCTCGCCAAGGTGGGCTTTGAAAAATACTTCATCGGCAAGGTTAAGTCCGGAAAGTCCGAACCGTTCTACGAAAAACTCGCGCTCGATCTGATCGGCGCGCACAAAATCAAGTAA
- a CDS encoding YgaP family membrane protein, translating to MTIDRMVMAFAGLVVLISVALSHYVNPAWMWLTVFVGANLIQASFTRFCPAAMIFKALGAKSGAAFK from the coding sequence ATGACGATTGATCGTATGGTTATGGCCTTCGCCGGCCTTGTTGTGCTCATCAGTGTGGCCTTAAGTCACTATGTAAACCCGGCCTGGATGTGGCTGACCGTTTTTGTGGGGGCTAACCTCATCCAGGCCAGTTTCACCCGGTTTTGCCCTGCGGCGATGATATTCAAGGCCCTGGGTGCCAAGTCAGGGGCGGCTTTCAAATGA
- a CDS encoding efflux RND transporter permease subunit — protein MNDVKPEVNLGLSGRLTKAALHSPLTPLALLVAIFVGVMAVMSIPREEEPQISVPMVDIIVQAAGLKANDAKELIAKPLETIVKSVNDVDHVYSFIEDDSIMVTARFKVGTDPDTAAVRIHEKVRANYDRLPKGIPEPLISTRGINDVPGMVITLSPKPSLGTRIDDVALYNLALKLKSEVAKVDNVGLTFITGGRPDEIRIEPDPSRMSLHGVSLQALSAAIQSANQTLPAGSVRDGGQSLDVHAGRSLNSTTEIGQISVTSVTGQTVFVRDVATVLQAPRETQARVMRYQMTKDGLSAAPAVSLAVAKRQGANAVEVSHAIHARLDALQGTLIPDSVQVSITRDYGETANEKANELLFHLGLATVSIVILIGFTIGWREAGVTAVVIPTTILLTMFASNLMGFTINRVSLFALIFSIGILVDDAIVMIENIARHWGMGDGRTRVQATIEAVAEVGNPTIVATLTVVAALLPMLFVSGMMGPYMAPIPVNASAAMVFSFFVAVILAPWLMIRFARKTHAQEHHDHEGFIGAVYRRVASKVIATRKSAWTFLIAVGIATLVSMSLFGFKVVTVKLLPFDNKSELQVIADLPEGTSLEMTERVLAEAARITSGLKEVEAIDAYAGTATPFNFNGLVRHYYLRARPEQGDLNVLLAPKHERSRASHAIALDLRERLKALKLPAGGVLKVVEAPPGPPVMATLLAEVYGPDAVTRRAVAEKLKGIFHSIDFIVDVDDSYGLPRPGLSLVPDRTRLESLKISEAELYASVNTLMNGQVLGYAHQASRSGEGREPLDIALRLPQNARYLNETLKAMPVATSGGRLVALNEVASFETTQGSTAYYRRDGRDADMIMAELAGRYEAPIYGLGAVNDAIDAADWGRLPKPVVRLNGQPEDETVPTILWDGEWEITWVTFRDMGAAFGVALLGIYILVVAQFKNFRLPLVILTPVPLTLIGIVIGHILFGAPFSATSMIGFIALAGIIVRNSILLVDFIRHAEFDANGSKRPLREVLLEAGATRFKPILLTALAAIIGASVILFDPIFQGLAIALLFGLLSSTLLTVLVIPAIYVVFKDDTVKRVQ, from the coding sequence ATGAACGACGTAAAACCCGAGGTTAATCTGGGCCTGTCCGGACGGCTGACAAAAGCTGCGCTGCATTCTCCCCTTACCCCTCTGGCGCTGCTGGTGGCGATTTTCGTGGGCGTGATGGCGGTCATGTCCATCCCGCGCGAAGAAGAACCGCAGATATCCGTACCCATGGTCGATATCATCGTTCAGGCGGCAGGTTTGAAAGCCAATGACGCCAAGGAACTGATTGCCAAGCCGCTCGAAACCATCGTCAAAAGCGTCAATGACGTCGATCACGTCTACAGCTTCATCGAAGACGATAGCATCATGGTGACCGCCCGGTTCAAGGTCGGCACCGATCCCGATACAGCCGCGGTCAGAATTCACGAAAAGGTGCGCGCCAACTACGATCGCCTGCCCAAGGGCATACCCGAACCCCTGATTTCAACACGCGGCATCAACGATGTGCCGGGCATGGTGATCACGCTCTCGCCCAAACCCTCACTGGGGACACGCATCGACGATGTGGCCCTCTATAACCTGGCACTCAAGCTGAAGAGCGAGGTGGCCAAGGTCGACAATGTCGGTCTGACCTTCATCACGGGTGGCCGACCGGACGAAATCCGTATCGAGCCCGACCCTTCGCGCATGAGCCTGCACGGGGTCAGCCTTCAGGCTTTGTCTGCGGCCATACAGTCGGCTAACCAAACCCTGCCCGCAGGCTCCGTGCGCGACGGTGGGCAGTCACTCGACGTCCACGCCGGCAGGTCTTTGAATTCCACAACTGAAATAGGTCAGATCAGCGTCACCTCGGTCACAGGTCAGACGGTCTTCGTGCGCGATGTGGCCACGGTGCTTCAGGCCCCGCGCGAAACTCAGGCCCGCGTCATGCGCTATCAGATGACAAAGGATGGCCTGAGCGCAGCGCCCGCTGTGTCTCTGGCCGTGGCCAAGCGTCAGGGGGCCAACGCCGTGGAGGTGTCGCACGCCATACATGCGCGCCTCGACGCCCTTCAGGGGACGCTGATACCCGACAGCGTTCAGGTGTCGATCACCCGCGACTACGGTGAAACCGCCAACGAAAAAGCCAATGAACTGCTGTTTCACTTGGGCCTCGCGACCGTATCGATCGTCATTCTGATCGGCTTTACCATCGGCTGGCGCGAGGCCGGGGTGACAGCGGTCGTCATTCCGACCACCATTCTGTTGACGATGTTCGCCTCAAACCTGATGGGCTTCACCATCAACCGTGTCAGCCTGTTTGCCCTGATCTTTTCCATCGGCATTCTGGTCGATGATGCCATTGTCATGATCGAAAATATAGCGCGGCATTGGGGTATGGGGGACGGTCGTACCCGCGTACAGGCGACGATCGAAGCCGTGGCAGAGGTCGGCAATCCAACCATCGTCGCGACCCTAACCGTCGTGGCAGCCCTTCTGCCGATGCTGTTTGTCTCTGGCATGATGGGCCCCTATATGGCGCCGATTCCGGTCAATGCCTCAGCCGCCATGGTATTTTCCTTCTTTGTCGCGGTTATTTTGGCCCCGTGGCTGATGATCCGCTTTGCCCGTAAAACCCACGCACAGGAGCATCACGACCATGAGGGCTTTATCGGCGCCGTGTATCGCCGGGTCGCGTCAAAGGTTATCGCGACCCGCAAAAGCGCCTGGACCTTCCTGATCGCCGTCGGCATCGCCACCCTCGTGTCCATGAGCCTGTTCGGCTTTAAGGTCGTCACCGTCAAACTGCTGCCCTTTGACAATAAATCCGAACTTCAGGTTATCGCCGACCTGCCCGAAGGCACGTCACTTGAAATGACCGAGCGCGTTCTGGCCGAAGCGGCGCGTATTACATCGGGCCTGAAAGAGGTTGAAGCGATTGATGCCTATGCCGGCACGGCCACGCCGTTCAACTTCAACGGTCTAGTGCGTCACTATTATCTGCGTGCGCGACCTGAACAGGGGGATTTGAACGTCCTGCTGGCCCCCAAACACGAGCGTTCACGCGCCAGCCATGCCATTGCCCTCGACCTGCGCGAACGGCTGAAAGCCCTTAAACTCCCGGCGGGCGGAGTCCTCAAGGTGGTCGAAGCCCCACCCGGCCCGCCGGTCATGGCGACCCTGCTGGCCGAGGTTTACGGCCCTGACGCGGTCACCCGTCGCGCCGTCGCCGAGAAGCTGAAAGGTATTTTCCATAGCATCGATTTCATCGTCGATGTTGATGACAGCTACGGCCTGCCGCGCCCCGGTCTTAGTCTGGTGCCGGATCGCACGCGACTGGAAAGCCTGAAAATATCGGAAGCTGAACTCTACGCCTCGGTAAACACGTTGATGAATGGTCAGGTGCTGGGCTATGCCCATCAGGCCAGCCGTTCCGGCGAAGGTCGCGAACCGCTGGATATCGCACTGCGCCTGCCACAAAATGCCCGTTATTTGAACGAAACCCTGAAAGCCATGCCGGTGGCTACGTCGGGCGGACGACTGGTGGCCCTGAATGAGGTGGCAAGCTTTGAAACGACCCAAGGCTCAACCGCCTATTACCGCCGCGATGGCCGCGATGCCGACATGATCATGGCTGAACTGGCCGGGCGCTACGAGGCCCCGATTTACGGTCTGGGTGCAGTCAATGACGCCATTGACGCCGCAGACTGGGGCCGCCTGCCCAAGCCGGTCGTTCGCCTGAACGGTCAGCCCGAGGATGAAACCGTTCCGACCATACTATGGGACGGTGAATGGGAAATCACCTGGGTGACGTTCCGCGACATGGGGGCAGCGTTTGGTGTGGCCCTGCTGGGCATTTACATCCTTGTGGTGGCGCAGTTCAAAAACTTTCGCCTGCCGCTGGTCATTCTGACGCCGGTGCCTCTGACGCTGATCGGGATTGTTATTGGGCACATCTTGTTTGGCGCACCATTCTCAGCCACCTCGATGATCGGTTTCATAGCCCTGGCCGGTATCATCGTGCGCAACTCGATCCTGCTGGTCGATTTCATCCGTCATGCCGAATTCGATGCCAATGGCAGCAAGCGACCGTTGCGTGAGGTGCTGCTCGAAGCCGGGGCAACCCGCTTCAAACCGATCCTGCTGACCGCGCTTGCGGCCATAATCGGTGCCAGTGTCATCCTGTTCGATCCGATCTTTCAGGGGCTGGCGATCGCCTTACTGTTTGGC
- a CDS encoding undecaprenyl-diphosphate phosphatase codes for MDYLIALLLGFVEGLTEYIPVSSTGHLLLLSHFLNFSTTGKTFEVLIQLGAVLALLSLYFNRLWNVVTTLPSNPQSRGFVISILVAFLPALVLGVLLHDFIKGVLFESPQTICYALIIGGILLWLVDRFAPTPTHSDAMRLDVKTALAIGLFQCLAMIPGMSRSGSTLIGAMLMKVEKKAAAEFSFFLAMPTMAGAFAYDIYKTYDQMDFSDVGLIATGFIAAFVTALFVVRAVLDFVSKHGYGVFALWRLAVGITGLILLHYGVVFR; via the coding sequence ATGGATTATCTGATCGCGTTGCTGCTGGGCTTTGTCGAAGGCCTGACAGAATATATCCCTGTGTCCTCTACAGGCCACCTACTGCTGCTCAGCCATTTCCTGAATTTCAGCACGACGGGTAAGACGTTTGAAGTGCTGATCCAGTTGGGGGCCGTACTGGCCTTGCTCAGCCTCTATTTCAACCGACTGTGGAACGTCGTCACCACCCTGCCCTCCAACCCGCAGTCACGCGGCTTTGTCATCAGCATACTGGTCGCCTTTCTGCCGGCGCTGGTGCTGGGGGTCCTACTGCATGACTTTATTAAGGGCGTGCTGTTTGAATCGCCGCAGACCATTTGCTACGCCCTGATAATCGGCGGCATATTATTATGGCTGGTTGACCGGTTCGCACCCACACCGACCCATAGCGACGCCATGCGGTTGGATGTTAAAACCGCGCTGGCCATTGGTCTGTTTCAGTGCCTGGCCATGATCCCCGGCATGTCGCGCTCAGGCTCGACCCTGATCGGGGCCATGCTGATGAAGGTCGAGAAGAAGGCCGCCGCCGAATTTTCGTTCTTTCTGGCCATGCCGACTATGGCCGGTGCTTTTGCCTACGACATCTATAAAACCTATGATCAGATGGATTTCAGCGATGTAGGGCTGATCGCCACCGGCTTTATTGCCGCCTTTGTAACGGCCCTGTTTGTGGTGCGCGCGGTGCTCGATTTCGTTAGCAAGCATGGCTACGGTGTCTTCGCCCTGTGGCGGCTGGCGGTCGGCATCACCGGACTGATCCTGCTGCACTACGGCGTGGTGTTCAGATAA
- a CDS encoding efflux RND transporter periplasmic adaptor subunit, whose protein sequence is MSRARAFVFAVSLASLTVLSACSGGHEDQPKAAPQTVSGETLTVRTAPIDDIKRVGATLTTRDMGEAVARISGVLVTLNVREGDTVSKGQVIGTIQDQRLNFEASAYAATAAQAEADYNRVKTLYEKGIYAKARMEQAETALRSARAQRAAAGDLASQGLIRAPTSGKVIRADVPAGAAVMAGTSIATITAGPRVVRLQLPEQQARSLVLGQSVRLEANGLNANGTVSQIYPAIDNGQVIADITPQGLDSVLLGERVVTAISLGQRTGIKVPLSYVTTRYGLDYVRLVAANKSVSDIPVQTAPLDGQSVEILSGLRDGDTLAPYGVSK, encoded by the coding sequence ATGTCCCGCGCCCGCGCCTTTGTTTTCGCTGTGTCGCTTGCATCACTTACGGTCTTGTCAGCCTGCTCAGGCGGGCACGAGGATCAACCCAAAGCGGCCCCGCAGACCGTTTCTGGTGAAACCCTGACCGTCCGCACCGCACCGATCGACGACATCAAACGCGTAGGTGCCACCCTGACGACACGGGACATGGGCGAGGCGGTGGCGCGCATCTCAGGCGTCCTCGTCACCCTGAACGTGCGCGAAGGCGATACCGTTAGCAAGGGTCAGGTCATTGGCACCATTCAGGATCAACGCCTGAACTTTGAAGCCAGCGCCTATGCAGCCACCGCGGCGCAAGCCGAAGCCGACTACAATCGCGTAAAGACGCTGTATGAAAAAGGCATTTACGCCAAGGCGCGGATGGAACAGGCCGAAACGGCCTTACGGTCAGCGCGCGCCCAACGGGCCGCGGCCGGAGACCTTGCCTCTCAAGGCCTTATTCGCGCCCCGACTTCCGGTAAGGTCATTCGCGCCGATGTACCGGCCGGGGCCGCCGTCATGGCGGGCACCTCAATTGCCACCATCACCGCCGGTCCTCGCGTGGTCAGGTTGCAACTACCTGAGCAACAGGCCCGCAGTCTGGTGCTTGGCCAAAGCGTTCGGCTTGAGGCCAACGGCCTTAACGCCAACGGTACAGTCAGCCAGATCTATCCCGCCATCGATAATGGTCAGGTCATCGCCGATATCACCCCTCAAGGGCTGGACAGCGTGCTTTTGGGTGAGCGCGTGGTGACGGCGATAAGCCTCGGCCAGCGCACAGGCATCAAGGTGCCCCTAAGCTATGTCACCACGCGTTATGGCCTTGATTATGTGCGTCTGGTGGCCGCCAACAAAAGCGTTAGCGATATACCCGTCCAGACCGCCCCCCTTGATGGCCAAAGCGTGGAAATCCTGAGCGGCCTCAGAGACGGCGACACCCTGGCCCCTTACGGAGTTTCAAAATGA